Part of the Pseudobacteriovorax antillogorgiicola genome, AAATCGCTTGCAACGACAGCTCCTTCCCCACCTCCTGCGAGAAAAATTTATTGAGGAAGACGAAGTTTCTCCTTCAGACCTAAAAGAGTTTTTGGCTACAGTAAACTTATCCAACTCGAATTTTCTGGGAATGATTACGTTCATTCCCAGCGCCAGCCCGAATGATCATATCGAGTGGATATCTAGCACCGAATTGCAGGTAAAAAACCTTCTAATCAAAGTGCCATTTACCGGTGTTAAAAATGAGTTCGAACGAACGATGACCTTGATGCAGCGCTACCAACTGATTCGGGGCACATGGAAAAGTCAAATAGGTCCAACCTTTATCAAAGTCCATGGCGTGATTCTCATCATAACATTTGCTGTGCTGGGAGGTGCTCTTGTGGTCTTGCTACAAAAGTACCGACGGCGAATCCACTATGTGATCGGTGGTTTCAAGCTTTGGTCTGAGAAAGACCCGGGATTTCGCTTTCAAAGCAATGAGTTCAATGACGAGATGGCTACGATTTGCGAGCAGTTCAACGTTATGGCTGATGAGGTGGAAGCTAACCGCAAGCGGACTCTTTACCTTGAAAAAATGTCGTCCTGGCAAACCATCGCTAAGAAGATGGCTCATGAAATCAAAAACCCATTAACTCCCATCAAAATGATGGTTTCTCACGTCGTGAGGAAATACCCCGGAGAGGATGAAGGCTACCAGAAAACACTTGAAGAATGCCAAACCATTATTATCGAAGAGGTGAATAGCCTCAGGAGGATGGTTGACTCCTTTTCTCAATTTGCGCAACTTCCCCAGCCTAAGTTCGAAACTCAAGACCTCATCCCACTTTGCCAGCACGTGGTCGAGATTCAATCAGCAGCATTTTCCCAACACAAGATCGAGCTTGCCACCAAGTTGGATCAGGCTTTATGTCATATCGACCCCCAGCTCATCCGTCAAGTCCTGACAAATATTAGCAAGAATGCCGCAGAAGCTAGCGAAGCTTGCAATATCACCTTGGCTTTGGAATCTGATTTAAGCTATTACATCCTAACGATCCGAGATGACGGACCTGGGATACCTGAGGATATCCTCAGTCGCATTTTTGAGGCGTATTTTACAACGAAACACACAGGGGACAGCCCCGGCATGGGACTGGGGCTTGCTATCTGTAAGAAGATAATTCTGGATCATAGCGGCGAGCTGCTCGTAGAGAGTCGGCCTGGGCTCACTGAATTTTCGATCCGTTTACCAAAACTCGACCCCCAGGCTTTGGGGCCCCAAGCTACGTAAGAGGTTTCTATGTCAGACACATCAGTGGTCAACTCATTATCCGGCAGTCGGATTCTTGTGGTTGACGACCACAGGAATATCCGCCTGTCCTTAAAAATGACTCTCGAAGGCGAAGGGGCCATTGTCACCGAAGCGGAAACTTACGCCCAGGCTCTGATCAAATTAGGATCACTAAGCGAAGCCCAAGCTATTCCTTTCGATGTTGTGCTGCTCGATATTCGCCTGCCGGATGGGAATGGTCTCGATGTTCTTAAATTACTATCTCACCACAAACACGCATCTCAAGTGATCATGATTTCCGGTGAGGGCACTGTCAAAGAAGCTTTCGCAGCAACCAAGCTGGGAGCCTTTGACTATATCGAAAAGCCCTTTGTGCCTGAGCGAATTCTGGTAAGCATTGGCCGATGCCTTGATTTTAACAATATTCAAGTCACGAACAAGCAACTCAGCCAGCAGGTGATGAAGGGGCAGGAAATCCTAGGCCAAACCCCCGCTGTGGAAGAGCTAAAATCACTCATCAGCCGTGTGGCACCAACCAACGGACGGGTTCTGATTCTCGGGGAAAGCGGTACCGGCAAGGAACTTATTGCTAAAAGTGTGCACCGTCAATCCCAGCGGGCCAAGAAACCTATGGTCAAGGTCAACTGCGCTGCCATACCACACTCACTGGTTGAAAGTGAGTTGTTCGGCCATGAGAAAGGAGCGTTCACCGGCGCTACTAAGAATAGAAAAGGGTTATTTGAGCAGGCCGATGGGGGCACCTTGTTCCTGGACGAGATTGGTGAGTTGGACCTCAATGTCCAAGCCAAGTTACTCCGCACCTTGCAAAGCGGCGAGATCATACCCGTCGGCTCAGAAACGGTCACAACTGTGGACGTGCGCTTGATCGCTGCAACCCACCGCGACCTCGAAGGCATGGTCGCCAACGGCGAGTTTCGGGAAGATCTGTTTTATCGACTCAACGTGGTCACGATCGTATCTCCCCCTTTAAGGGAACGAAAGGACGACCTTGATATCCTCGTGAATCATTTCGTTGAGGATGCCTGTCAGGAACATGCTATCCCCCAACGTAGTGTGACACCTACAGCGATGGCCGAACTGAAAGCCTACCACTGGCCCGGCAATATCCGAGAACTACGAAATGTCATTGAGCGCGAGGTCATTCTCAGTGACTCCGCTGAAATTGACAGTGTTAGCAGCCTTAGTACCAAGGTTAGCCCTGTGGCGACGACTAGCACCCAGTCTCAGCAAACCAAGTCAAATAGTCTTAGCAAGACGACCCCTCCAGGCGATGCAGCAAGTTTTTCGTTCGAATCTGAGGTCGTCCCCTGGCAAGAGTTGCATCAGGCGATCGGAAAGAGCTATATCAAGTATGTACTTAACAAGACCCAGGGAAATGTCAGTGAAGCTGCAAGGGTACTTTGCCTGGAGCGGGCCTACCTTCATCGCCTGATGAAAAAGCTTGGTATCCAACGAGGAGTTGTAGTAACTGATTGACGTATGTAACCAGGTAAATCTTGTTTTTTAACCGCAAATGATTTAGGTATTACGCTTATTTTGCATGCTTTCGGAGGTGTTCCATGGATGACTCAATTCTCTATCTTGCTGTGGCAGCTGCTGCTTTTGCACTCGTCTACGCTTTTTTAACGCGTAAGCAGTTCCTCAATAGCAAGGCCCTAGCCCGAGAAGCATCCGCACAAGTCGACAAGACTCAGAAGAAAGTTCAGAAGCTTGAGAATCAAGCCAGCCAACACCAAAAAGCGGTGCAGCAGCTTCGAGACTCGTTGCAAGCCGCTGAAAAGAAGTTGGCCGAAAGCCAAAAGCGACTCCACAGCAAAGATGACGATGTCGCCAAGGTTAAGGCTGATTTCGACGCACAGCTAGTGATCGAAACTCGTAAACGAGATCACGTGGAAGAGCAAAACAAAGCACTCACCGAGCAATTAGCCCAAGCAGTTCGCGAAAAGAAAGAAGCGCAGACCGAGGCTGAGCAACTAAGCTCGAAAGCCGTTTCGAAAGACGAGCTGAAGTCTGCAAAAGGCGATTTAGAGAAACTACAGAAACAGCTCCAGCAAGCCCGCAAAGAAAACAAGTCTCTCAAGCATCAGGTAGAAAAGGCCCGTGAGATTTTGAGCAAGGTTAAACCTGGCGAGCTGAAGCGACTTAAAGTGAAAGCCAATCGCATGGAGCAGCTATATACCAGCATGAAAGGCCTGCGAGAGATGGCTGAGGAGCGTAACCAAAACTGGGAAACAGCCCTCCGTCTTATGGCGGTTCATATTACCGGTAAGTCTGTGGATGACAAAGCTGCGACCGCTCCTTTAGTTGGAGAAGCGTTGGAAGCTATCGGCTCAAATCTAGTCCATGACGAGCACACTTTTGGTAGTGAAGAAGCTCCTGGGACTGAAAAGGCATCTCCGGAAGACACAGCAGACGTTCCGCAAGAAGCGAGTCGTGAAGCACCTAACGAGCCTGAAGATGACAAAAGTATTCCCGCAACGACTCCGACCGAGACTGTAGAAACTCTATGACCGATACGATTCCACTGACGAGATATGGTTACCCAGCAGATGCCTGGCGTCTGCTTGCCCCCCGCCTCACCGATAAACGTCGCGAAAAAATGGATTTTGTTGCGAGCCATCGTACTAAGAAGGTTCGCCTGGTCCTTCAAGACATTCACGATCCCCATAATATTTCAGCCTGCCTCCGTTCTGCGGAAGCCTTTGGTGTTTTGGACATTGATATTGTGAATCTCTACCAAAAGTTTGCCAAACCAAGCACTGTGTCTCGTGGGAGCTATAACTGGCTTAAGATGCATCGCTATACCAGTATTCCAGATATCATTCAGGACTTACGCAGTAACGGCTATAAAATCGCGGCGGGTTACCCATCCCCTGATAATCTCAAACTTAACGAGATCCCTGTAGATCAGGGCGTTGCTGTTGTCTTTGGCAACGAACATCGTGGGGTAGCACCTGAGTGGGATGAACATGTGGACTACAAATTTACCATTCCTATGGTCGGCATGGTGGAGAGTTTGAATATTTCAGTTTCTGCTGCCCTCACCATGTACCAGCTCACCCAAAGAAGCCGCGCACTCCTTGGAGACGCCGCCTACCACTTGAGCGAACAAGAAAAAAATGACCTACTCAGCGATTGGGTTTGTCAGCACGCCAGAAGCTACGAGAAAGAACTTGCTAGATTGCGCAATCAGTCTTGAGAAGAGTTGTTCAGTCTTGGCTGGTACTTCCAAGTACGATTTGGTAAATCCTTGATAGCAAACAATGAACTGCTAAGGATTCTACTCAATGCTCAGGCCGCGCCGACTCTTTCTTACCGCTTTTATTCTTCTCATCACAAGTTGCAGCCATATTGAAACTGAACCGTATGGGATTCAAAAGGAGCATATCGCCTTTGTCCCAGCTCGCATTGGCGTTATTGCTTGTCGAGAATGGCCCTATAACGCACGATACTACAAACAGCCGATTACCAACTTCTCTCCGGTCGAGATCAAGGAGATCTGCGATGCTCTCGACGCATTCGTACTGAAGGGCTTCGAGGGTCAACCCTATATGCGCGGGCTTAGCCCGAAGGTCGTCGGAACCTTGTTACAACGAGCCAACCAAGACACGCTACTGTCCGAGATCAATGAGCTATGGCATCAACAGGAAAGCGATTGTAAGACTTGCGCGAATTCAGTGAGTCACTACAAGCAGTCTATTGCTCCTCGGAAGGAGTGGCAACAGTGGCTTGGTCGCTTCAGTCGCAATGTCTACAACACGGATGCGATTCTAGTTCCTATGGTGCTATACGCACAGAAGGGCCGCTCCGACGAGCGTGGCCTAGCCATTGCCTATCGACGGGTCGGTATCAGCCTATTGCTTATCGACACCAATAATGGCCGTCTGATATGGGCAGGGGGGCGAGATGTGCAAGCCAATAACCGTAAGCTCGATTCGGATACCCACTTGAACACCCTTGCTCTACCAAGCTGGAAGCAAGTGTCATCTCGGCTCTTGGTCAAGGATATCTGGACAGAATTTCCCGGCAGACAAAACTACTAGCGATAGTGAGGAGTATCTATGGATTTTAACCAGAAGCGGGAAGCTGCCTATGAGCAGCTTCAAGAAAACCGGCGCCTCGCAGCCCTGGGTGGCGGTGAGAAGCGCATTGAGTCCCAGCATCAAAGAGGTAAAATGACAGCAAGAGAGCGGATTCATCTGCTACTAGATGCTGACTCATTCACAGAAATCGACGCCTTCGTCACCCACGATTGCCAGCACTTCGGCATGGAAGATAAGAAAATACTTGGGGACGGCGTTGTCACCGGCTTCGGTACCATCGATGGTCGGCTGGTGTACGTATTCTCTCAAGACTTTACGGTTTTCGGCGGCAGCTTAAGTTTGGCCTTTGCTAAAAAAATCTGCAAAGTGATGGATCTCGCCTTGCAAAATGGCGCTCCTTTGATCGGGCTTAATGACTCTGGCGGGGCGAGAATTCAAGAAGGTGTCGCGAGCCTCGGAGGGTATGCCGATATCTTCCACCGCAATGTCAAAGCTTCTGGGGTGATTCCACAGCTCTCGGTAGTCCTCGGCCCCTGTGCTGGTGGTGCTGTATATTCTCCAGCGATGACCGACTTCATATTTATGGTTGATGAGACGAGCCATATGTTTATTACCGGTCCCGAGGTGATAAAAACTGTAACCGGTGAGTCGGTGACCTTTGAAGAGCTAGGGGGGAGCCAAACCCACACCAGCAAAAGTGGAGTTTGCGATTTAAGATTACCGTCTGAAGGCGATGCTATCCTAGCTATTCGCAATTGGTTGTCTTACACCCCTTCCAATAACTTGGAAACTGTCCCTACTAAGCCTCTTGCTCCTAGCGAGCAAAGTGCAATCCAAGAAAGGCAAACAAACCTTGCCGATCTTGTGCCATCAAACCCGAATCAGCCTTATGATATGAAAGATGTCATTCGGACAATTGTTGATCCTGATAGCTTCTTTGAACTCAAAGGTGAGTATGCGCCCAACATCACCACCGGATTTGCGCGCCTCGACGGCCAAACAGTTGGTATCGTTGGCAACAACCCATCTGCCTTAGCTGGTGTCCTCGATATTGAAGCTTCAGTGAAAGCCGCACGGTTTGTTCGCTTCTGCGATTGCTTTAATATTCCCCTTGTCACACTTGTTGATGTTCCAGGCTTTCTTCCGGGTACCGACCAGGAGAAAGGTGGTATTATCCGTCATGGCGCCAAACTACTCTATGCATTTAGCGAAGCGACTGTTCCCAAGCTTACCGTAATTACTCGCAAGGCCTATGGCGGTGCCTACGATGTCATGAACTCAAAGCACATCGGTGCCGACTTGAATCTTGCCTGGCCTCAAGCGGAAATCGCTGTCATGGGCGCTGAGGGGGCTTGTAACATCATATTCCGCAATGAGATTAAAGGCTCGGACAAGCCTGACGAGACGCGCCGCGAGTTGACAGAATCCTATGCTTCAAAATTTGCCACTCCTTACGAAGCGGCGAGCAAAGGCTACATCGATGCGGTCATTTTCCCAGAAGAAACTCGCGATCATTTAATTCGCGGTTTGAAAGCCTGCTCTTCAAAGCGAGAGAGCCGACCAAATCGCAAGCATGGCAATATTCCACTTTAAGGAGCACCTATGATTCAATCTATTAAACGGGTGCTGATTGCCAATCGAGGTGAGATTGCAGTTCGCATCATACGAACCTTAAGAGATCTGGGCGTTGAAAGTGTTGCGGTTTACTCCGACGCTGATGCTGCCAGCAATCACCGAAAAATGGCTGATTTCGCCGTCCGACTGCCAGGCAGAAGCTCCGCGGAAACTTATCTCAACCAGGACGCACTCAAAGACGCTATCCGCTTAAGTGGAGCCGATGCCGTTCACCCCGGCTATGGCTTCCTTTCGGAAGACGCATCTTTTTGTGAGATGATTACTGGTCTTGGGGTGAAATTCATAGGACCTTCCGTATCGGCCATGAATACCATGGGTAATAAAGTTGAAGCCAAAGACCTCATGAAAAAGTATGAGGTTCCAACAGTGCCTGGCAGTGATGGTCAGATCCATAGTGCCCAAGAGCTTAAAGTGCTTACCGATAAGATCGGCTTTCCTATCATCTTGAAGGCAGCTGCTGGAGGTGGTGGCCGTGGTATGCGCGAAGTATTTGAAGCTTCTCAGCTGGAAGAAGCTTTCGAGGCATGCTCCCGAGAGGCCGTCTCGTACTTTGGCAATGGAGCGGTATTTGCGGAACGCTTGATCCAAAACCCTCGCCACATTGAAATCCAGGTGCTTTGCGATGGTAAAAACGGTGTACACCTATTCGAGCGTGATTGTTCCGTACAGCGTCGCCATCAAAAGCTCCTTGAGGAAGCCCCATCGCAATTTTTGTCTGATGAAAAGAGACAAGAGCTTGGCTCCCTAGCCGTTAAGGCTGCATTGGCAGTCGGCTATGAAGGGGTTGGTACAGTTGAGTTTATCTGTGAGTCGCCGGATGATGTGTACTTCATGGAAATGAATACCAGGATTCAAGTCGAGCACCCGGTGACAGAAATGATCACCGGAGTCGACCTGATTCGCGAACAGATATTGGTAGCTGATGGGCAAGCTCTCACTATGCAACAAGAGCATATTATCCCTCGGGGTTGGGCATTTGAAGCCCGGATTAACGCGGAAGATCCAACCCAGGATTTCATGCCAAGCCCTGGCACTATCAAACACCTTAAGCTACCAGAAGGCCCTTTCGTACGGGTGGATACACACATCTATGCTGGCTACCAGATTCCTTCTGAATATGACTCGATGATTGCCAAAGTGATCACTTGGGGTCCGAGCCGTGATATTGCTATGGATCGTTTGAAGCGGGCTTTATCAGAGATGGAAATAGGTGGGATTACGACGACGGCACGGTTCCACGAAGCCGTGATCAGCAATGAGGTTTTCCGCTCTGGAAAGTTTACCACGCACTTTATCAACGACCAGCGGGATCAACTACAAGCCTCGATGGAAAACTGGCAAGAATCTGCCATGATAGATGGTGCACTGGTTTCCGCTGCGCTCAGCCAGGCAGCTAGTGATCAATCAGTCAGTGAACCATCAAAGCATACCCGGCAGGCTTGGGCTCAAAAAGCGATCGCTGAGTCTCATCATCACTATTAAGGGAGTTCTATCGTGAAGTGGAAAGTTGATATCGCAGAGTGCGAGCCAGTCATAGTAGATCTACCAAGCAAACTTGTAAAAGATAGTTGGACCCCGATCTCCCTGCAAGGTAAGCGATACTTTGTACAGTGGAATAAGAGCTTAAATACCATCTACCTGAAAGACCAAAACGGACTTGAACGCCCTCTGAAAGTTCGTGGCCAGAATATGGTACAGTTTCCGGGCGAGGTTCAGAGGCGCTTTCAGATTGAAATCTCCGGCGCTGGATTTCACTTGGTGAACCGCCTTGAAACTGTTGTGGAGCCTTCAGTTCCAGGTTCAGCCTTTCGAAAGAGTTCAGCGAATGATGCTGGTGCTACGGTGCGTGCACCCATGGTGGGTAAGGTGATTAAAGTGCTCGTCAGCGATGGTGATCTGGTGACAAAGGGCCAAGAGCTTCTGGTCATCGAAGCCATGAAAATGGAGAATAAAATTCTTGCACCGGTTGCGGGGCAAGTTTCAAAGCTGAAAGCTAAGGAAGGTGAGCAGACTGGGATTGGTGATGCTTTGATGCAAATAGAGCTAGCTAACAGCTAAGATCAGCCTTTTGTTTCTTAATCCGAAGCTAAGTATCCTAAGCGGAGCTTGGCTTTGTGATTTATGTTCGCCAAGTTCTTTGCCATAGATCTATTTTTCTAAAGAGAACAAACTAACATTCATTTCATAGACCTCTTCTCGATCTCCAGACTCTAAAAAATCATTGAGGTCTTGTAAAAAGACCTGAATTCTCTGCCTCGTCTCAGGAAGTAGCTTTTTATCAATGCAGAACGTAGCCCCCAGTTGAACTTTTTCCTCAAAACTTTGCTTTTCAAGAGACCGGCTTGCCTTCTCTAAGATATCCTTATGGCGACACCTAGCCGACTCGGATGGAGCACACAAATCGCCAATATTCGACTTAGTTTTCTTAAGAGAGCCGTTGCTATCCCTAGCAAGAAGCCCTAACCTCACCATACGCTCAATTGCCATCTTAGCTTCAAATTGGGAAATATTTAACTTCTGACTTATGTATGATGGTTGAGATTCGAAATCTTCTTTAAATGTAAGCTCCAAAATAGCGTAATGATACCACTTTGAAATGACCTTGAAACTGCTTGCTCCTAGAACACTTTGAGGCTCAGAATGACGTTGCAACTGTCGCTCAATAGATCTTTTGAGGTCTTCGTCGTCATCGATGAGAGCCAGCCTAACCAGATAGAGGAACCTCTCGCGATCCTTAGCCGACAAGGACAGCTTATCAGAAATGGAATGGGCTTTTGACAATGACAATCGCCTACTGCCTTTAAGAATCCTAGATAGAAATCCTGAGTCGACTCCGAGGTCCCGCGCGAAACTTCTCATGGAATAGCCTGGACTAGTCTTTTGTCTCAGTTGGAGTTGTTCATCTAGAAAGTCAGCAAATGTCATAATTGCACCCAACAGCCTAAGTGTGGATCTACATTATTATTTACTAGAACCCTAATCAACAACTTATAAAGTTATTGTTCTTCTAACCGCGAATGAATAGGAGTAACATTGCTGCCTCCAGGCAGCAATGTTGATAACAATCGATTCATATATGAAAATACAAAGGATATAAATGTCGATACAAATTTGATCCTATCGTGGAGTTTTTTATGAAACTTATTGCATCGAGCATTCTATCTTCAATTTTCATTTTTTCTAGCTCTGTATACTCAGAGACAGAACCGAAAAACAAGGCTCCTGGCTCATTCACCAATGGTAGCACAGACCCTTTGGTCCCCATTATCCGTGACCCTCTTGCGCCTCTTTGCCCATCCGACTGTAGCCAAGATCTAGAATTCAGTGCTAGCGGCACCATACTATCTGTGAAATTCAATTGGGACAATCGATTCAGCTTGTCTTCTATTGGCAATGGAATGACGTTTGCCGTTGATTCTGGCAGCTCTAGAGGCACTTTTGCTACAGTCTTCTTGGACATAGAAGAATCTTGCGCCATAGATAGAACGAACTCTTTGACTACGATCGCATCCATGAAAAGACTTGTTCAGAATGAAATAGATCGGGAAAGCAATATTTTTGGTGAAATCCATGACATTCATATCGACGAAGGGTTTGCTGACAATAAGCTTGGCTTCGCCGCAGACTTCTTCATCGGAGACTACCAAAGACGACGAATTATTAAGTACTCCACCGAGCCCAATTCAACAAGCGATCACTGCTACTACATGCAGGTCGATACCATAATTAACGATCCGATTGTCCACGGTGGACTAGTTCATGGCCTGATCCACCAGCTCATGGAGTCTGTTAAAATCGAGAATTGATTGCTCCCTCTTAACCACCATAGCGAGAAAGCCTATTTCCAACAGAAAAGCCTTTCTAAATGGTACGATGAGATAAACCTATGATACTTGGTTACTCCTAAAAAATACTCGTCACTCTACGTTTTGTACTATCTCCTCGCATTTTTTAACCAAGCCTTGTCTCATAGATTTTGCTCTCCTTACTAACTTGATAGGGCTTGGGTTTCCAAGCCCATTTATAGCTCCTATTAATATACTAATCGAACCTAGAACAGTCACCTACTTCATAGATTCTCATGTAAGCCTTAAATCTCTTCCTCAATAGCCTAGTCATACAGCTCGACCGCCGGTAGCATGGGTAGCCATTCTACTTGGTTTGAATCTTCATAGTAGACTGGGGCAAATCTAAGCTCCCAATAGCGCTCAAACTGAAGACGTGCGATCTTACCTAAACTAATCAAGCGATCAGCTTCCTCTACTACAGCTTCATCATAAGTGAATACTTTTGTAGCAGTAGGAAATCTCGACTGCACTTCATCGAGATTTAGAAGGTTAGCATAGGCCTTAATATATTGAAGGGGAAGACTATAGATAGCAGACAGGCTCGTGACGTTATTGTGATGTAAGTCTAAAGTCTTTAAGCGATCAAGCTCACCTAAAGCAAATACTTGACTTACCCCGTTTCGACTCATATCGAGTTCTTCTAGCCTTGAAAGGTAGCGAAGCGGGTATATATTAGATATCTGGTTATCGGAAATATCCAGACTTCGAATTTTTGGAAGATAACGCAGAAAATTCACATCGTCTAGTTTTAAGTCTTTCAAGCTCAGGCTATAGACCGACTCAGCGTTTCGATATAAATCAAGGCAGCTACTATGAGATGTACCAGCAAATATTTTAGAAAATGCTCCCTCGTACCCTAACGCGACTCGATTGATGCAGTCTTGATAGAGGTTTCTTTCCACATTAACACTGCTATCCTGTATTAAGATCAATTGACTGTTGGTATTGCTCTCTACTGTGAGACAAATATTTGGATTTATCTCGCAAGACTTGACTGCTTCCTTAAGAACAAGAACATTTTGTATAACATCTTCTTGAACGTTGCGCAGATCTCGTAGCTGGTCGGGAGGAACGTCCTTCCGCACTATCAATTCCTCCAATCGATCCTGAAAACCCTGTTGTCTCACTAGCTTTGACAGAAGTGCCTCGTGGGCAAACTTATTCGCTCCCGTTAGGATAGGGTTGGGAGATTTGATTAGGTCACGAAATCCTCGTTCTTCGTAAGGTGCCGTTATGTATGTGAGTGGTGAATGATCCAATTGCTCGCGAAACCTGCCATCAGCAGTCGCATAGTCGAACAAACGATCGATGATATCGTGACACTTGTCGATTTCATCCAGGCTACAATTTGTGCTCTGCGCATCTTGTAGAATAGCGTCCAACTGTGAGGGATCACCACCTACTTGAAAAGCGTCGATATTGATCCGTGTATTCTGCTTTTCTTCTCGTGTCAGCTTGGTAAATGTTTTGGTTTTCTTGAAGCCTAAGACCTTGAACTCAATCTTCGTTTCAATACGATTTTGGATCTCCTTATCATAGAAATCAAAGTCAACTAATATATAGATCTTGCCACCATGAACAATCTGATCAATGTATTCTTGCCCACAATTCTCTTTGGCCAAGTTTTCATCTTGGATGACAACCATCTCTTGTCCTAGTGGCGAATATCTAGGATTACTAAGTTTTTCGACCCTAGTCTGAAAGTTTGCTTGATAGACCAATCGCTTGGAAAGG contains:
- a CDS encoding acyl-CoA carboxylase subunit beta codes for the protein MDFNQKREAAYEQLQENRRLAALGGGEKRIESQHQRGKMTARERIHLLLDADSFTEIDAFVTHDCQHFGMEDKKILGDGVVTGFGTIDGRLVYVFSQDFTVFGGSLSLAFAKKICKVMDLALQNGAPLIGLNDSGGARIQEGVASLGGYADIFHRNVKASGVIPQLSVVLGPCAGGAVYSPAMTDFIFMVDETSHMFITGPEVIKTVTGESVTFEELGGSQTHTSKSGVCDLRLPSEGDAILAIRNWLSYTPSNNLETVPTKPLAPSEQSAIQERQTNLADLVPSNPNQPYDMKDVIRTIVDPDSFFELKGEYAPNITTGFARLDGQTVGIVGNNPSALAGVLDIEASVKAARFVRFCDCFNIPLVTLVDVPGFLPGTDQEKGGIIRHGAKLLYAFSEATVPKLTVITRKAYGGAYDVMNSKHIGADLNLAWPQAEIAVMGAEGACNIIFRNEIKGSDKPDETRRELTESYASKFATPYEAASKGYIDAVIFPEETRDHLIRGLKACSSKRESRPNRKHGNIPL
- a CDS encoding acetyl-CoA carboxylase biotin carboxyl carrier protein subunit, with the protein product MKWKVDIAECEPVIVDLPSKLVKDSWTPISLQGKRYFVQWNKSLNTIYLKDQNGLERPLKVRGQNMVQFPGEVQRRFQIEISGAGFHLVNRLETVVEPSVPGSAFRKSSANDAGATVRAPMVGKVIKVLVSDGDLVTKGQELLVIEAMKMENKILAPVAGQVSKLKAKEGEQTGIGDALMQIELANS
- a CDS encoding ATP-binding protein, which gives rise to MSTEKDIRWYNITVSKAVGIAALIIICGYVGSIIAMREAIDALSPIIHDPEIERSLQKQLQRIKSENRLQRQLLPHLLREKFIEEDEVSPSDLKEFLATVNLSNSNFLGMITFIPSASPNDHIEWISSTELQVKNLLIKVPFTGVKNEFERTMTLMQRYQLIRGTWKSQIGPTFIKVHGVILIITFAVLGGALVVLLQKYRRRIHYVIGGFKLWSEKDPGFRFQSNEFNDEMATICEQFNVMADEVEANRKRTLYLEKMSSWQTIAKKMAHEIKNPLTPIKMMVSHVVRKYPGEDEGYQKTLEECQTIIIEEVNSLRRMVDSFSQFAQLPQPKFETQDLIPLCQHVVEIQSAAFSQHKIELATKLDQALCHIDPQLIRQVLTNISKNAAEASEACNITLALESDLSYYILTIRDDGPGIPEDILSRIFEAYFTTKHTGDSPGMGLGLAICKKIILDHSGELLVESRPGLTEFSIRLPKLDPQALGPQAT
- a CDS encoding TIGR02147 family protein, yielding MTFADFLDEQLQLRQKTSPGYSMRSFARDLGVDSGFLSRILKGSRRLSLSKAHSISDKLSLSAKDRERFLYLVRLALIDDDEDLKRSIERQLQRHSEPQSVLGASSFKVISKWYHYAILELTFKEDFESQPSYISQKLNISQFEAKMAIERMVRLGLLARDSNGSLKKTKSNIGDLCAPSESARCRHKDILEKASRSLEKQSFEEKVQLGATFCIDKKLLPETRQRIQVFLQDLNDFLESGDREEVYEMNVSLFSLEK
- a CDS encoding sigma-54-dependent transcriptional regulator encodes the protein MSDTSVVNSLSGSRILVVDDHRNIRLSLKMTLEGEGAIVTEAETYAQALIKLGSLSEAQAIPFDVVLLDIRLPDGNGLDVLKLLSHHKHASQVIMISGEGTVKEAFAATKLGAFDYIEKPFVPERILVSIGRCLDFNNIQVTNKQLSQQVMKGQEILGQTPAVEELKSLISRVAPTNGRVLILGESGTGKELIAKSVHRQSQRAKKPMVKVNCAAIPHSLVESELFGHEKGAFTGATKNRKGLFEQADGGTLFLDEIGELDLNVQAKLLRTLQSGEIIPVGSETVTTVDVRLIAATHRDLEGMVANGEFREDLFYRLNVVTIVSPPLRERKDDLDILVNHFVEDACQEHAIPQRSVTPTAMAELKAYHWPGNIRELRNVIEREVILSDSAEIDSVSSLSTKVSPVATTSTQSQQTKSNSLSKTTPPGDAASFSFESEVVPWQELHQAIGKSYIKYVLNKTQGNVSEAARVLCLERAYLHRLMKKLGIQRGVVVTD
- a CDS encoding TrmH family RNA methyltransferase; translated protein: MTDTIPLTRYGYPADAWRLLAPRLTDKRREKMDFVASHRTKKVRLVLQDIHDPHNISACLRSAEAFGVLDIDIVNLYQKFAKPSTVSRGSYNWLKMHRYTSIPDIIQDLRSNGYKIAAGYPSPDNLKLNEIPVDQGVAVVFGNEHRGVAPEWDEHVDYKFTIPMVGMVESLNISVSAALTMYQLTQRSRALLGDAAYHLSEQEKNDLLSDWVCQHARSYEKELARLRNQS
- a CDS encoding acetyl/propionyl/methylcrotonyl-CoA carboxylase subunit alpha, encoding MIQSIKRVLIANRGEIAVRIIRTLRDLGVESVAVYSDADAASNHRKMADFAVRLPGRSSAETYLNQDALKDAIRLSGADAVHPGYGFLSEDASFCEMITGLGVKFIGPSVSAMNTMGNKVEAKDLMKKYEVPTVPGSDGQIHSAQELKVLTDKIGFPIILKAAAGGGGRGMREVFEASQLEEAFEACSREAVSYFGNGAVFAERLIQNPRHIEIQVLCDGKNGVHLFERDCSVQRRHQKLLEEAPSQFLSDEKRQELGSLAVKAALAVGYEGVGTVEFICESPDDVYFMEMNTRIQVEHPVTEMITGVDLIREQILVADGQALTMQQEHIIPRGWAFEARINAEDPTQDFMPSPGTIKHLKLPEGPFVRVDTHIYAGYQIPSEYDSMIAKVITWGPSRDIAMDRLKRALSEMEIGGITTTARFHEAVISNEVFRSGKFTTHFINDQRDQLQASMENWQESAMIDGALVSAALSQAASDQSVSEPSKHTRQAWAQKAIAESHHHY